The Colletotrichum destructivum chromosome 8, complete sequence genome includes the window AGAGGCATACTAACTCCCAATAACATAACCTTCGCCTACCCCCCGGGTCTCCTTCCCGATGACCCCTGGGACATCTCATTATCGGCTTCCTAGAGTACAGACGATCGGGAACACGTCTTGGCCCAAGTCTGTCCCGCTTTGTCGCTCGCTAGGTTGTCGGCTACGAAATCTTCTGGTCTGGTTCGATTTCTAAAATAAAAAAACTTAGACTCTCTTCTCCCTTTTCCTACTTACTGTTTGATTTTGCTGGGCACGAGAAGGGAGGTTCGCTCCAAAAACATCAACAGCGCGGCAGACTCCTCGCATAACTCGGTTATTCCCCTACACACGGCGTCAAACGGATTCCTTTTTCGGGATTTTCAtttctctttcctttttGGCAGTTTTTGCAAGTACTGGATCAGCGAGTACAAGGGATTACGAGGAAACGAGAACTCTACGCATTTCAGGGCTCGCTTCCAACGAGCGACCACCTGTATCTAGTCGGGAGCCCTTAGCCACAAAAGTGCTAATTTTATATGTCCGATTGTCGGGTCCATGAGGACGTGGCATGcacttcttctccctctaACAAAGTGACCAAGATGCTATGCTTCAAGTAATACTGCGTGAAAAGGGTATTTTTCATTCTGTTGCAATtttccagcctccgccaTACCATACAATAACAAGGGGAGCGCCGATCCCCTTAGAACTCCGCGACTGGCCATCCCGACGACCTACGCACTGTTGATGTCGATAACCTTCCCATAGCACCATGTAATAACCCCGCTCGGGTAGAAAGGAAAACAGTCGCCAACCAACGCCAATTCCCATGAAGCCCGAAGCCCATCCAACCCTGGATTTTCGTCAAAAACTTCGTGACCAAAACAAGTCTACGACATTCCGCGCGCTCTAGACGATCGCCGTCGTGACACTCTTTCCTTTGGACTCTCCGTCGGCCACGTCTTCCTCGGTCCACTCTTGTCGCCTCTCCTGTTGCCCTTCTACGGCTCGAGGTGAGACCACTCGGGGATGGCCTTGATCTGCTGCCACATATACTTCTCCAGCTTGTTTGCGCTCTTCGCGTACGGCGTAGACTCGTTATTGTACTTGCGGCAGTTGTCGAAGACGAGCTTGGCATCGCGGATGAAGTCCTCGGGCGTGGAGTACTGGTCCGCCTCGAGTTTGGTCTCCATGGTGCTGAGGTCCATGGGTTCCTTGATGACCTCGTAGTAGTCGGCAACATCATCCTTGTTGACAGGCACAAGAAAAGGCCATGCTGACTGGTGGTTCTGAAGATCGTTGAGCAGGTGGAGGAGCTGGTTGTAGTTGGGCCCATGGCGGGGCTGTCGCGCGAGCTCGTCCATGTCCGGGGACCAGCCCGATGCGCGGATGGCGTCTATGCTCAGCGGATCAATGGGCTTCGCGCCGGATTTCCACTCTCTGGGAGGGGTATGGACGATGTGCGATTTTGAGTACGCGCGGATCTTGGCCTGGACGCACTCCTTTTGCTTGAGCAACATGCGGCCCATTTCAAGATATCGGATCCGCGGCAGCATCGAGCATTGCATGATTGTTCCGCCCTCATAGTCCTTTATGTAACCCATCCATACGCTCTTATCAAGTGTGATCTCCTTAGTGAACCCTTGCTTCTTAAAATATCCGATGGCGTAATTGTCAGCGTAGGTGAGGAAATGCATCACATCACTGGTGGCCTTGACATAGTCCTTGAGATGGGACATAAGATGCGCACCATATCCCTTGACCTGCTGGTCGGAGCTGATGGCACAGAAGACAATTTCTGCAAATTGGCGGCCCTTAAAGGGGCGGTACGTGATACCGCCAACGACTTCGAGGGGCTTTTTGACGATTGCTATCGACAAGTGGGTCCGGTCGTAGACGAGACGCGCGATGTAGTCCTTCGGCATCTTGGGAAGCTGCTTCTGGAAGATGCATTTGAGGCCGGTAAGAATGATGAGGGATTCGCgctcgttgtcgttgttgacCACTCGGAACTCGATCTCGCCGGTGCGCTCTTCGATAACGGCGGGCTGCGCAAGTGGACGTTAGCTTGGTATGTGGACGAtaagggggggaaggggggagtTGTGTGACAGCTTCAGGTGCGCGCAGTGTCCCTGGTTCTCTTGGATGCAAAAACTTACCTTCTCGGGGAAGGGGATAGGCTTCATCGCAGGTTTCTTCTCTGGCTCGGCCGATTCATTGTGCTTGACCCGTTTTGTCGcggtcggcgaggacggctCCTCCTCAGCCTTGCGCTTCGCGGCTACACCATCGAGTTAGATCAAATATTAAACCGCTAAAATCATGGAAACTAAGCGACTCACTCTCTTCCTTCATGTTGTCCTCGATCGCGAGCCTTTGCAGGCCTATTTTCGATGAACCTTGTCGATGGATGTTGTCGTGGTTCCTGGGAGGTTGATGACATGCCGCGCTAGGCTCTGCCGTTTCTCCGTCGCCGGATGACGCCGAGTGGGGCAAAACAGGGGGGAAGTGGGAAGACACTAGTCCCTCTTTTGGCTCAGGCCACAATTCACGGTGGACCCTTTTGGAGCTCAGAACACGTTTGGGGAAGCTACAGCCTTAACCTTACACTTCGCGATCCTCCCCAAGCAACGGCCGGCCAGCACCTCTCCAGGAACTATAGGGAATTCATGATTCCTTGTGCACACAATTTCAACCGTTGGGACCATTTCTACGCAACTGATACAGTCCATCCTTTCATACCTATTCAAAGAACCAATTGTTTCCCTTCGATCAGCAGATGGACTCCTCGTTGCTTGAGGTCTggcaagctgctgctagCACGCCTTTCAACCCTGCTGTCGGCAAAGACTCTCAGTTCTTTATTgccttccttcttctgctcATTGGTGTTGGTATCACCGGTGTCTTCGCTCTGAGTAAGCAATGAGGCAGCATTCTACAACCAGAAATGACAGCTGACCTTCGACACAGACCGATCCATCACCAATATCTTGGCGCTAGGTATACCTGCCTCTGCCACGATCGCGTAAGCCAACCCACTTCTCGCTTATCACGAAGACGATTACTGATGGTAATTACAGATTCGGCACGGTTTACATGTTCTGCGCGGTCGGAGTCTACGTCTAAGATA containing:
- a CDS encoding Putative GNAT domain, bromodomain, acyl-CoA N-acyltransferase, Bromodomain-like superfamily, which gives rise to MKEETAKRKAEEEPSSPTATKRVKHNESAEPEKKPAMKPIPFPEKPAVIEERTGEIEFRVVNNDNERESLIILTGLKCIFQKQLPKMPKDYIARLVYDRTHLSIAIVKKPLEVVGGITYRPFKGRQFAEIVFCAISSDQQVKGYGAHLMSHLKDYVKATSDVMHFLTYADNYAIGYFKKQGFTKEITLDKSVWMGYIKDYEGGTIMQCSMLPRIRYLEMGRMLLKQKECVQAKIRAYSKSHIVHTPPREWKSGAKPIDPLSIDAIRASGWSPDMDELARQPRHGPNYNQLLHLLNDLQNHQSAWPFLVPVNKDDVADYYEVIKEPMDLSTMETKLEADQYSTPEDFIRDAKLVFDNCRKYNNESTPYAKSANKLEKYMWQQIKAIPEWSHLEP
- a CDS encoding Putative oligosaccharyltransferase complex subunit encodes the protein MDSSLLEVWQAAASTPFNPAVGKDSQFFIAFLLLLIGVGITGVFALNRSITNILALGIPASATIAFGTVYMFCAVGVYV